The region CTTCGGGTAGGAGAAGAGCAGGGCCGGGTTGCCCAGCTCCCACAGGCGGCGCAGGACCGGGTCCATCATCGCCCGCATCGCCCCCGAGGTGCTGCGGGACAGGACCAGGTGGAGTCCGATGTGCGGGGCCTGGGCCAGCAGCGGCACCAGCGGCGCCATCGGGGACGGGGAGCCCGGCGCGCCGGAGAACAGGTCGTAGTCGTCGATGAGGACGAAGAGCAGCGGGCCGCTCCACCAGTCGCGGCGGGCCAGGTTCTCCGGCGAGATGTCGGCGCCCGGCACTCGCTTGCCGACCGACACCGCGGCGCTGGCGGCGAGTTGGCCGAGCGCGTCGCTGTCCACGACGTAGCCGACCCGGTAGGCCTCGGGGACCGCGGTGAGCAGGCCGCGGCCGGGGTCGGCGACCATGATGCGGGCTTCCTCGGGGGTGTAGCGGGAGGTGATGGCGTCGACCATCAGCCGCAGCATGTTGGTCTTGCCGGTCTCGTTGTCGCCGAAGACCATCAGGTGCGGGTTGACGGAGAAGTCGTGCCAGGCGGGTTCCAGCCGCTGCTCGTCCCAGCCCAGGCAGACCCTCAGGTCGCCCTCGGCCGCCGGGAGCTGGGCGGTCGACAGCCGGCTGGGCAGCAGCCGGACGCCGGGGGCGGGGCGGCCGGTCCAGAAGGTGCCGATCTCCGCGACGGCCTCCTTGGTCGCCGCGGTGAGGTCCTCGGTGTGCGGGGAGCTGTCCAGCCGGGGCAGGGCGGCCAGGAAGTGGTGGCCGGTGGAGGTCAGGCCGCGCCCTGGCTGGTGCGGTACGGCCGCCGCCGCCCGCGCGCCGACCTCGGACTCCAGCGTGTCGCCGAGCCGGAGTTCGAACTTGGTGCCCAGCAGGTCCCGCAGCCGCGGCCGGTACTCCGACCAGCGCACCGCGGAACCGATGACGTGGATGCCGAAGGACAGTCCGCGGGCGGCCAGGTCGATGACGCGCGGCTCGATGTCCTCGTAGTCCTGCCGCAGCGTGCCCCAGCCGTCCACCACGAGGAAGACGTCGCCGTACGGGTCGTCCAGTTCGCCGGAGGCGCGCTGCGCCCGGTAGCCGGCCATGGACTCCAGGCCGCGCGCGCCGAACTCGGCCTCGCGGCGCTCCAGCAGCTGTGTCAGTTCGGCGACGGTGCGCTGCACCCGGTCCCGGTCGAGCCGGGTGGCGACCGAGCCGACGTGCGGGAGCCCGGAGGTGGACACCAGGCCGCCGCCGCCGAAGTCCAGGCAGTAGAACTGGATCTCCTGCGGGGTGTGGGTCAGCGCCAGGGACAGCATCAGGGTGCGCAGCATCGTGGACTTGCCGGTTCTCGGCGCGCCGACCAGGCCGATGTGCCCGTCGGCGCTCGACAGGTCCGCGGTCAGCAGGTCGCGGGACTGCTCGTAGGGCTTGTCCACCATGCCCAGCGGGAAGCGCAGCGAGCCCAGCCTGGGGTAGTCCGCCGCGCTCATGCCGCGGTCGGGGTCCGGCACGATGGCGGGCAGCACCTGGTCGAGGCTGACGGAGGAGTCCAGCGGCGGCAGCCACACCTGGCGGGCCGGCGGCCCTGCGTCCTCCAAGCGGGCGACCAGCACCTCCAACAGGCTCTCCTCGCTCAGCGGTTCGCCGTCGGGGCCGGTCGCGGCGACCGGCCCTGGCGCCTGCGCCGCGGTCCTGGCCGCCTCGGCGGGCGCCGCGGGCTCCTGGACGCGCTCGGAGAGCAGCTCGCCGCTGCGGTCGAGCCCGAAGACGGTGACCTCCTGGGCGGCGCGCTGCCGCTCGGCGGGTTCGCTCTCGGCGGCCGGTTCGGGGGCCGCGCCGGAGACGTAGGCGGCCTTGAAGCGGACGAGGTTGGTGGTGTCGACCTTCAGGTAGCCGTTGCCGGGGGTCGGCGGCAGCTCGTACGCGTGCGAGACGCCGATGACGCTGCGGGACTCCATCGAGGAGAAGGTGCGCAGGGCCAGCCGGTAGGACAGGTGGCCCTCGACCTTGTGGATACGGCTCTCGTCCAGGCGCTGCGAGGCGAGCAGCAGGTGCACGCCCAGGCTGCGCCCGAGCCGCCCGACGGAGACGAACAGGTCCACGAACTCCGGCTTGCTGGCAAGCAGTTCGGAGAACTCGTCGACGATGATGAGCAGCGAGGGAAGCGGGGCGAGGGTGGCTCCGGCGGCGCGGGCCTTCTCGTAGTCGAAGAGCGAGGAGTGGCCGGACTCGCGCAGGAGTTCCTGGCGGCGGATCATCTCGCCGTTGATGGAGTCCCGCATCCGGTCCACGAGGTGGATCTCGTCCGCGAGGTTGGTGATGACCGCCGAGGTGTGCGGCAGCCGGTCCATGTTGAGGAAGGTCGCGCCGCCCTTGAAGTCGACCAGGACGAGGTTGAGGACCTCGGAGGAGTGGGTGGCGGCCAGCCCCATCACCAGGGTGCGCAGCAGTTCGCTCTTGCCGGAGCCGGTGGCGCCGATGAGCAGGCCGTGCGGTCCCATGCCGCCCTGCGCGGACTCCTTGAGGTCCAGCTCGACGACCTCGCCCTCGTCGGTGACGCCGAGCGGGACCCGCAGCCGGGCCGACTGTGCCTGCCGGGGGCGCCACTTGGCGGCCACGTCGAAGGTGCGGGGGTCGCGGATGGCGAGCAACGACGTCAGGTCGAAGTCCGACTCCAGCGGGCGTTCGGTGAGGTCGACGCTGCCGCCGGTACGCAGCGGGGCCAGGCCGCGGGCCAGCGCCTCGGCGGCGACGGCGCTGAGCGCGTCGGCGGTGGCGGCGGCGGAGGCGTCGTCACCGGCCGGGAAGCTGACGGTGCCGTCGCGGACGGTGAGCCGCAGGACGTTCTCGCCGCCGCGCAGCGTGCCGGTGGCGTCCAGCAGCAGCGCGTTGCGCAGGCCGTCGCCCGCCAGCCGGGAGCTCTCGGGCAGGTGGGCGCCCTGGGCGATGACCACCAGGTAGGGCTCGGTGACGTTCGGCGAGGCGTCCGGGTCGTGGTCGGGGCGGTCGCGCACCTCGGAGCCGAGCAGCGCCATCAGCTCGTCGTGGTCGCCTGCGGCGAGCCGTACCGCGCCGGCGTCGTCCTGCTCGTCGGGGTGGGCGTTGTGCGGCAGCCACTTGACCCAGTCCCACTCGTCGCGGGCGGCCGGGTTGCCGAGCACCGCGACCCGCAGCTCGTCGGGGGCGTGCAGGACGGCGAGCTGGGCGACCATCGCCCGCATCAGGGCCAGCGCCTCCCCGCCGTCGCCGGCGAACTCCACCCGGGTGAAGCGGCGCAGCGCAACCGGGATGGGCAGATCGGGGACGGTCTGGTGGGCCTTGGTGAAGCGGCGCAGCGAGATCGCGGTGAGCGGTTCGAGGTCCTCGACGGGTTTGGTCTGCGGCGGCAGGAAGGCCAGTTCCGCGCGGCGGATGCCCATGCCGATGCGGACCCGGCCGAAGTCCTCGTGGCTGGGGCGGCGTTCCCACAGCCGCGGTCCCCCCGCGAACGCCCACAGGTCACGCGGATCGGGGTTGTCCCACAGCAGGGCGGCGCGCTGCTCGGCCGCGGCGGTCCTGGCCTGGCGCCGCTTCTGCGCCAAGTACCGCAGGTAGTCGCGGCGTTCGGCCCGCATGCGGCGGCGGCGCTCCGAACTGCTCCGGCCCACCTGGGTCAGCGTCATGCTGACCATGGCGACGCCCATCATGCCGGACATCATGTAGGTGGTCGGTCCCATGCTGCGGATGCTGAACATGAGCACCATGGCGCCGGCGCCGAGGCCCATGGGCAGATACATCAGCGCGGAGCCGAAGTCCGCGCCCGCGGGCTCACCCAGTACCGGCGGCTCGGCGAGCTCCACCTGCCCGTCGGGCATCGGCGGCCCGTCGCGGCGGGGTGAACGCTTCACCGGCTTGGTGCTCAAAGCGGTGACTCCCATGCAGTGTGCATGTCACTGGTTACGGCAGCGACTATAGGGAATCTCCCCTCTGTTGCAACAGCCCCCATTTCCTTTCCCGCTTGCCGCTCCGGGCCGCCGCAACCGGCCGCACGACCGGTAACGCGGATCGCCGGACCGCGCTGACTCCGGGGAGCAACGGGCCATGAGGGAACAGCGCCGCAAGCGGCACGAAGGGACGGACAGCCGTTTCCGGCGGAAAACTATTCCCCGGCTATTCACCTTTAATCCTCTGCGCATCCGTCTTCCCGGAATCTCCCGGCCACGAAGCGGACCCGGCCCGCCGTGCGCGGCGCCGCACGGCACGTTTCCGCAGGTGGACGGGACGGAGAGGCCGAGCACGACGCCGAGACCGCCGGTGCCCGCACGGCGCGGCCGGGGCCGGCCGGCTGCGAATGACGACGGCCGCGCCGAACACCGGCACCGATCGTTTCAGCCTGCAACCGGGCAGCCGAGAAGGCACACCGGGCAGCCTCGCGTCCGAAACGGGTAACAGCCCCCGGGCGTCGGTCGCCGCTCCCCCGCTATCGCGGCGGTGAAGAAGAACCCCCGGAATGCCATTTCCCCTTAACAGAGCCGCACCCGGGACGAAGAAGGCATTCCGCTCGATCACGACCGAAGCGGTCCGGGCGAGGGCCGGCAGGGCGTGACGCGTCACGAGGTCGGGGCCGCCGCCCATGACCGGAACGGACTCCCGGCGACGTCTCCGCGCCACCGACTTGCGACCGTCGAAGCCATCGGGTTCGGCTTCCGGCACTTGCCGCCCGCCACGCGCCCCCCGCATAGCGCGCGACGCGATCGCGGCCGGGCGATAACACTTTTCCCGGCAAAGCTTTTGTTTTCCTCCGAAAAAGCGTCAGGAACAAAGCCGGGTCCGGCCGCCCGCGTCGGTGTTCCGGCACCCGGGCCGGAACGACCGGCGTCAGGCGGGTTCCTCGACAGCGGGCTTCGCGACAGCGGGTTCCTCGACGCCGGGCTCCTCGCCAGGGGCTTCCTCGACCGTGTGGGAGTCGGTCAGGCTCAGCGCGCCGCCCGCCGCGATCAGTCCGACGACGGCGGCGAGCACCGCGTAGGTGATCCGTTCGCCGTGGAAGAACGACGCGACGAGGTCGCTGCTCCAGGTGCCGGCCGGCAGCTGGGTGGTGACCAACGCGGCGATCAGGGTGCCGACCACGGCGGTACCGACGCTGGAGCCGACCTCCTGGGCGGTGTCGTTGAGGGCCGTACCGATGGAGGTGCGGTTGCTCGGCATGGCGTCGACGAGTGCGACCGCGCAGATCGTCATCACGGTGCGCAGTCCCACGGTCATGAGCACCATGCAGACGGCGATGGCGGCGTACCCGTGGCTGACGCCCCAGGACAGACCTGCCAGCGAGCCGGCCAGGCAGGCCGCGCCGACCAGGCACGCGATGCGGTGGCCGAACCGGCGCGCGAGCCACTCGGACAGAGGCGTCGCGGCGATCATCGTCACGATGATCGGCAGGTTCGCCAGGCCGGCCCGCACCGGGCTCCATCCGTAGGCGTACTGGAAGTGGAGGATCAGCCCGAACATCACGCTGGCCATCGCGATGGACGTCCCGATCTGGGCGATGGCGGCGCCGCGGACGGTGCCGCTGGAGAAGAGGGTCAGATCCAGCATGGGTGCCGCGCTGCGGCGCTCGTGCCGCACGAACGCGACGGCGGCGGCGACGGCGCCCGCGATCGACGCGAGGGTGATCCCGGAGAGCCAGCCGTGCTCGACACCGCTGGTCAGCGAGTAGCAGGCGAGCCCGATGGCGCTGACGCTCAGGACGGCGCCCGGCAGGTCGAGCGTGTCCTTGGTCAGGTCCTCTGGCCGGTCGGCCGGGACGCCGAGCCGGACGCCGATGCACGCGATCACCGCGATCGGGGCGTTGACGACCAGCAGCCACTCCCAGCGCACATGGGCCAGCGCGGTGCCGCCGAGCAGCGGCCCGAGGACGAAGCCGGACATGCCGACGATGATCATCACCGTCATGGCCCGCATCCGCAGGGCCTTGTCGTCGAACAGGCGGAAGACCAGCGAGTTCGTGATCGGGGCCATCGCCGCGGCGGCGACGCCGAGCGCGGCCCGCAGGGCGATGAGCTCGCCCGCCGTGGTGACGAGGACGACACACAGGCTCAGCGAGCCGAACACGGCGAGGCCGACCAGCAGCACCCGGCGGCGGCCGAGCCGGTCGGCCATCGACCCGGCGGTGAGCAGCAGGCCGCCGAAGGTCAGCGAGTACGCCCCGGTGACCCACTGCAGCGCGGTCGTCCCGCTGCCGAGGTCGCGGCCGATCGTGGGCAGCGCGATCGACAGCAGGGTGTTGTCGACCATCTCGACGAAGAAGGCCAGGCAGAGGGCAGCCAGCGGAATCCACGCCGCGCGCAGGGACGGATAGGTGCGGGACGGGTTGTGAGGCGTAGCGGTGGCAGTCATGGCGGTCCTCCGATCGAACACCGTTCGGCTATCGAACAACGTACGATACGGTACGATAGAACAACGTTCGATAGTTGCGCAAGACGGGTAGGGATGTGAGCCATGGCACGCCTGCAGAACCGCCCGGGCGAGGGACGCCGACGGGCTTCGCACTCGATGGAGTCCGTGCTCACCGAGGCGGTGGCCCTGCTCGACGAGGCCGGGGCGCCGGCCCTGACCTTCCGCGCGCTCGCGCAGCGCCTCGGCGGCGGCGTCGCCAGCATCTACTGGTACGTCGCGAGCAAGGACGAGCTGCTCGACCGCGCCACCGACCACGTGATCGGCGGGGTGCTGGCCGACGTCGAAGCACTTCCGGTCAGCGACGACCCGATCGACGACCTTCGCGCGATGGCCATGACGCTGTTCGACGCGATCATGGACCGGCCCTGGCTGGGCGCCTACTTCATGCGCAACACCGACGTCCAGGGCAACGCCCTGCGCCTGTACGAGAGGCTCGGCCGGCAGACCCTCCGCCTCGATCTCACCGCGCGCCAGCGCTTCCACGCCGTGTCCGCGATCGTGGGGGTCGTCGTCGGCTCCGCCGTCGACCTGGGGCAGGAGCCGCCGCAGGAGATCCTCGACGGCGCCGTGAACCGCGAGGAATTCCTCGGCCGCTTCGCCCGGACCTGGCGGGAGCTGGACCCCGGGGAATTCCCGTTCGTGCACGAGATCGTCGACGAGTTCGACGGCCACGACGACATCGACCAGTTCCGCTCCGCGCTGGAGCTGACCCTGACCGGCCTGCGTCTGCAAGCCGGCGCCTGAGCGGGTCGGGTACGGCTGCCCATTCCCGTACCGCGGTCAGGCGCGCCCGCTCATTTCCGGGTGAGGTCCTGGCGCATGCACTGGCGCAGCGCGGGAAAGACGGAATACCACTGGTCCCGCTGTTCCCGGTACGCCTCGTCCTGCCAGGCGATTCCGGATTCGATCGCGTCGCGGAAGTCGCGGAGTTTGTGCAGGGCGGCGGTGGCCACGTCCACCACCCCGTCCGGCGCGATGATTCCCAGCTGGTAGCGCAGCTCGTAGCAGCCGCTGTTCCTGAAGGTCTCCGTCGCCATCCTGGCGCGGTCGGCCTGCGAAGCCTCCATGTGCCGGGCCGTGTCCCGCAGCGCGTTGTCCGTCCGCGAAAGGGCGGAGAGGTATTCGGCGTACACCTGGCGCTTGATCTCCTGCTGCCTTCCCTGCTCCTCGTGCTTCCAGCGGGTGCGGTCGGCCACGAGGTTGGACAGGACGGCGATCAGCGCACCCAGGGCGGTACTGACGAGGAAACTCCAGCTCATGTCGGCCCTATCATCGTACTGATCCAGTCGGGGTGAGGCGGGTGGTCGTACGGGGTTCTTCGAGCACAACGGCGGGTCCCTGCACTACGAGGACGTCGGCTCAGGACCGCCGGTGGTGCTGATCCACGGATTCACGCTCGACCGCCGGGTATGGCGGCCCCAGGTCCGGTCGCTCAGCGCGGGTTTCCGGGTCATCACCTATGACTGCCGAGGGTTCGGCCGCTCATCGGCTCCGGCAGGCCCGTACAGTCACCACGACGATCTCCACCGGCTGCTCCGTCATCTCGGGGTCGCGCGCCCGCACCTGGCCGGCCTGTCGATGGGCGGACGCATCGCGCTGAACTACGCGCTGGCCAGGCCCGGTTCGGCCCGGTCGCTCACGTTGATCGGCAGCGACGTCGGCGGCCACCGGTACGGCTTCGACTGGGACGCGGGCCTCGCCGCCCTCGACCCGGCCGCCGCGAAGGCGGTGTGGCTGCGGCACGAGCTGTTCGGGACCGTCCGGCGCCATCCGCAGGCGTGGGAGCTGGTGCGCGCGATGGTCGCGGACTACTCCGGTTGGCACTGGCGCAACCGCGACCCCCGCCTCCCGCCGGACACCGGGGCCGTCACGCGGCTGGCGGAGATCCGCGCGCCGGTCGACGTCGTCGTCGGCGCCCTGGACCTCACCGACTTCCACCGCGTCAGCCGCACTCTGGCGACGCGCATACCCGGGGCGCACCGCACCGTGCTGCCGGGCGTGGGGCACATGGCCGGCCTCGAAGCGCCGGACGCGGTGAACGCACTCCTGCTGCGCCGGCTCACCTGCGGCTCCCGACAGCAGCGGTCCGACCCGTGAAGGCCTTCCACTCGTCGTTCTCGTACCACTGACGGTCGAACGCGGTGATCACCGGATACGGTTCTGCCGGGTCCTGCGGGACGCGGGCGGCCATCGCCCGCCAGAAGGCGTCGATCAGGCCGCTGTAACGGGTCGCCAGCCACAGGTCGGCGCGGACGAACGGTTCGCCGCTCATCCGGACCGCCCGCAGGTCGTACCCGCCGCGGTATTCGTTGCCGCCCGCCACCAGCGAGCCCCGCCAGAGCTGCGCCCCGGGCGCCCGCAGGGAGTACCGGACGCCCGCCGCGACGTGGCCGCCGTGCCACATGTCGGCTGATTCGGCCAGGTCGGGCAGGGCGGGCGGGAAGAAGTAGTGCCGCTCGGCGGGCACCTCGGCGCGGTCGAAGTTGCCGGGGACGAAATGCCAGCGGTTGTACTGCATCCGCTGGGCAACCAGCCACAGGATCCGGCGGATCTCCGCGTCGCGCAGTCCGCCCAGCCGGCCGGGGTGGGGCAGGACGCAGCAGAAGAAGTCCGGCTTGCGCAAGGTGAGGGGCGAGGCGGCGCGGACGGGGCCCGACCTGCCCAGCCGCCGCAGGTCCCGCACGGCGCTGGACATCGCGTAGTCGGCGTCCAGGTCCCGCACGGCGCTCTCCACGATGGTGGCCAGGATCCGCTCCAGCAGCGGGACCTGTTCCGCCGCGGTACCGGTGACGGCCTCCCGCACCATCCGGGCGACCAGCTCCTCACCGGGCAGCTCCCGCGCGTATCGGTGGCCGAGTGACCGCTCGGCCAGTGCGGCGAGCGCGTCGGGCGCCGGGCAATGGCTGCGCTCCCGCCGCGGGAGCATGGCGAGCACCTCGCGTTTGCCGAAGGTCGTGCCGGTGATGCGCCGGAATCGGATCCAGTCCGACCGGTCGACCGCACGGGCGAGTTCGGCGACCTCGGCGGCCAGCGGAAGGAACGGTCGGGTGGGCAGGTCCGCGGGGATGTGCCGCCCCAGGGCGTGCGCGTACCTGTGCCAGGTGGACACCAGCCACGTCCGCAGTGCGGTCGCGCTGAGCTGGCGGCCGTTGAACTCCTCGAACCGGATCGACCGGCCGGTGGCGAACAGGACGTGCACGGCCATGACGAGGAGCCGTTCGGCCGGGCTCCACGCCGCCGGCGGTTCGGCGGCCAGTTCCCGCAGCGGGCGTTCACGGAGGAGGGTGCTGGTGCCGGCGTCGGACCGGGAGAAGACCTGTCGCCCGCAGTAGATCAGGACCGTCTCGACATGGTCGGCCCAGTCCGCTGCCTCGCGGACGCGGGCGGGCAGGGAGCCGGCCGCCTCCCAGCCGCGCAGGATCCGGTCGAGCCGGGCCTGTTCCCGGTCCTCCGCGACCTGCCACGCGGCGTGCTCCTCCTCGGCGCGCTCCAGTACGGACCGGCTCACCCGTAGCAGCGCGAGGACGTCGCCGACGCCGGCCGGCCGGCCCTCGGACGCTTCGAGCAGCGAGAGTTTGCCCTGCGGGGAGTACGCGACGAGCAGGTCCCGGCTGTCGGAGCCGTCCGGTCCGTGCGGGTCCGCCGGGAGCAGGCGCAGTTCCTCGTCCCCGATGGTCTGCTGGAGCACGGAGCGCTCCTTGACGGTGAGGCTGTCCACGGCGTCGGGGTACGGCACCCGGCCGCCCAGCGTCAGAAGCCTGAGCAGCGTCGTGTAGGCCGGGCGGTCGGCGAGTGCCTCCTCGCGCGACCTCGTGATGAGGTCGCGGGCGCGGGGGCCGGTCACGGATGCTCGGTCAGCGCACACGTATCCTCCTGGGGGCCGGCGGCCGGCCGTTGACGTCCCCAGCTCTCACCGTGGTCTCCTGCGCGACGACCGCCGCGGCTTCCAGCGCCGGCCGCAAGCGGCGCCGCCAGGTCCGGCTCAGCTCGGCGGGGATCTCTCCCGCCGTGGAGGTCAGCGTGCCGACGCAGGAGTCGGCGGCGCACCGGCACGGGAAGCTCCATCCGTCGTCGTAGCGGAACGTGCGGTAGTCGCAGGTCACTTCCTCGCCGCGCCGGATGTCCCGTACGGCGACGCCCACCGCGAGGCCCGCGTCGAGCACCGACGCGTCACAGGAGTGGTTGAGCAGGTGCGCGCCGCGGCACGGCGAGATGAGGCTGCCGTCGGCACGCCGGTAGCCGAACTCGGTGAGCCAGTGGACGACGGGGGCCGGTGTCTCCCGCTGGCCGCCGAGCGGAACGACCGGGCACTTGGGGCAGGGCCACCACAGGGCGGTTCCGAGCGGGAGGTCGCGCAGCGCGAAGACACCGACGCCGTCGACGCCGCTGAAACCCGGGTGCAGGGCGGAGTGCAGCACTAGACCAACTCCAGTAGTCCGGTGAGTTCCCGTTCGGCGTCCGCGACGGACCCGGCATCCGTACCGCACACCAGATAGCGCCATTTGCCGTCGGTCCTGAGGGTGTCCACCGGCAGGAGCACCCGGGCGCCGGCCGCCGGGTCGGTGAGGCCCGCCCGTTCCAGCGCGCCGACCGCGGCCGCGAAGTCCAGCCGGGTGGTGCCGCGCCGCACGTCCGCGTGCCAGTACGACGGCTTGTGCTCCACCCCGGCCAGGCGCCTGAGCCGGCCGACGAGTTCCTCCAGGTACGTCCCGCCGGTCCTGCGCACATTGGCCTCGGTGACGACGTACCGGCCCTCGAACACCCCGCAGTCGAGGTCGAAGATCCCGCGGTACCCGTGGTCGAGCAGCCAGCCGCCGATCCGCTGGGCCGCCTCGGTCAGCGTCCCGCTCAGGCGGCCCCGGGCGGCGGGCGTGGTCATCCCGGTCCAGGCGTTGTCCACGCTGCGCTGGTCACAGCTGTAGAACTCGCTGACCCCGGTGGCCGTGACGTTCATCTCGATGCTCGGCACGCTGTCGAAGGGCAGCAGCTCCTCGTACACCCAGCCGCAGCGCGGCGCGCCCTGTTCGGCGATCGCCCGCCGGACCTGCTGTGCCACCGGGGGCGAGCCGGCGTCATCGCGCACGACGAAGGTGCCGTGCCCGTTGGAGGAGCGGTTCACCTTGACGATCGCGGCCCGGCGGCCGGCCAGGAACTGTTCCAGCCCCGCGGTCAGCGACTCCGGCTGGTCCGCGTACCCGCCGTCCGCTACGGGCAGGCCGAGGCCGGCCGCGATCCGCCGGAAGCCCTGTTTGGTGTTGATCCGGCGGACAGCGGCCACCGTCCCGTCGTCCGGGACGGTGTCGTACGGGTACAGGCGCATGCCGGTGGCGCGGGCGAAGGCGGTGACGCGCGTGTCCACGACGAACGGTACGAGCGTCGGGCGCGCCGTGACCCGGGCGGTCGCGCCGAGCGCCGCCACGACATCGAGGGCGTGGATGCCGCGGATCGTGTCCGGGGCGACGATGTCGACGCCGCCGAGGTCGAGGGCGAGCGTGCGCGCGACGTAGTCGCGGAACGCCGGCGGGCAGGGCGCCAGGGTCACCACGCAGTCCCCCGGTTCGGCCAGCCAGAGTTTTCTCGGCGTGACGGCGGCCATCGCAGTTGCGTAGGAGGGCGGTGCCGCCTCGATCATGACGTCGTTGACGATGTTGGCGAGCAGGGTTCTGCCGGTTGCCGAGGTCATCGGGTGCTCCCTTCCGGGTGCGGCTTGGTCGCGGCGATCACCATGTGTCCGGCGAGCGCCCAGCAGACGTCCGTGCCGTCGAAGCCGGCCTCGGCCAGCCAGCGCAGGTGCTGGAGCAGCGTCGAGGGCTTGTCCACCGGGTCGGGGAACCGGAAGGTGTTCCACCGGGTCGCGCGAAACGCGCCGGCCGCGTCCGGATCGCCGTGCGGCCCGGCGGCCTGTCTGTCGACCTCGGCGTCCCAACGGCCCGCCGCCCAGGCGGTCGCGGTGGCGGTGGGGGGCCGCACCAGGTCGGCCAGCACCAGCCGGCCGTCCGGCAGCAGCATGCCGTGCAGGTCCCGGTAGAGGACCTGCTTGGCGGCATCGTCGAGATGGTGCACCGCCAGCGACGAGACGACCGCGGCGTACGTCCCGTGCCGCCATCCCCCGTCCTCCAGCGGCGCCTTGACCAGCCGGACCCGGCTGCCGAAAGGAGCGAGCCGGTCGGCCGCCGCGGCCAGCATCCGGGCCGAGTTGTCGATGCCGGTCACCCGGGCTTCGGGGTACCGCAGCAGCAGTGCCGCGGTCAGCCGGCCCTCGCCGCAGCCGAGTTCCAGGATGTCCGGGCCGGGGAGGGGGGCGACCAGGTCGCGGACGGTCTCGATCTGCTCCCCCCGCCGGGGGACGAAGACATCGCCGTGCCGGATGAAGAGGTCGTCGTCGGAGTCGGCCCAGTGGTGCGGTGGTACGGTCATGCGCTCTCCCGGTGGTCGAGGATTCCCTGGCGGCACAGCCAGGCGGCGAGGGGGCGGCACGACGGCGGCACGGCGCGGGGGACGCCGTCCGGCCGGGTCGCCGGCGCCAGCCAGTCACGGACCTCCGCCGAGTGCGGCACCGTGGTCAGCGCCCCCATCGCGGCGACCGACAGGTGCCCGCGGCGGTCCTCGGTCCACAGCACGGGCGCGGCGGTGCGGCAGCGCACCCGGTCGCCCGGCCCGCCCTTGCCGCCTTCCGGCCCCCGGGGCGGGCCGGGCGGCGCGGGGCGCATGCCCAGGGCGGACAGCCGCGCGAGCGGACCCCACTCGGTGTCATGGCTGCCGGTGTGCTCGCCGTAGGCCGTCAGCCACGCGGGCGGTACTTCGCCGTGCAGGCGCTCCCCCCACAGCGGTAGCGGGCCCGCGCCGGTCGTCCGCTCGTAGGCCGCGATGTTCAGGGCCAGGGCGGGGCCGTGCGTCTCGCCGACGTGCCATGTGCCGGCGGTCCACGAGAAACCGCCGCCCTTCCCCGCCGTCAGCGTCTGCGCGCCGCCCATCACCGCCGCCGGATCGAGGCCGGGCAGATATTCCTCGGGTGCCCCGCTGTCCGGAGCGCCGTCGGCACGCACCGGCGTGCCCGGCGGCGGCCACCCGCTGTCCGGCCAGAAGTGCATGCTCTTGGTGCCCGCCAGCACGAGGTGGACGTTGGCGCAGCGCTCGCGGTGGATTCCTCCCGGTGTGCAGCGGTAGTCG is a window of Streptomyces sp. NBC_01477 DNA encoding:
- a CDS encoding class I SAM-dependent methyltransferase is translated as MTVPPHHWADSDDDLFIRHGDVFVPRRGEQIETVRDLVAPLPGPDILELGCGEGRLTAALLLRYPEARVTGIDNSARMLAAAADRLAPFGSRVRLVKAPLEDGGWRHGTYAAVVSSLAVHHLDDAAKQVLYRDLHGMLLPDGRLVLADLVRPPTATATAWAAGRWDAEVDRQAAGPHGDPDAAGAFRATRWNTFRFPDPVDKPSTLLQHLRWLAEAGFDGTDVCWALAGHMVIAATKPHPEGSTR
- a CDS encoding SET domain-containing protein-lysine N-methyltransferase, coding for MLHSALHPGFSGVDGVGVFALRDLPLGTALWWPCPKCPVVPLGGQRETPAPVVHWLTEFGYRRADGSLISPCRGAHLLNHSCDASVLDAGLAVGVAVRDIRRGEEVTCDYRTFRYDDGWSFPCRCAADSCVGTLTSTAGEIPAELSRTWRRRLRPALEAAAVVAQETTVRAGDVNGRPPAPRRIRVR